The following proteins are co-located in the Vidua macroura isolate BioBank_ID:100142 chromosome 1, ASM2450914v1, whole genome shotgun sequence genome:
- the LOC128820112 gene encoding patched domain-containing protein 3, which translates to MAEPRDPAERCSCRNTNCVERPLRRLFEGLASGVAACPWPFVLVPLLLSGGLGAGFLFLPQRQANDIEGQFTPTWGPAKAERDFVRRHFPTNDSERFSAPRLPTEGAYAALIAVATNGTSVLDPAAWAEVLRLNATVHDAKYERLCARSAGGCASPNPLLSRWGDAGPPAPGSLRFPVNDSVFLGAALGGVETDGGRVLRARALKLVYYLREDGPEAQDSRQWLESFLQNILSKVAELRLGSIQVTYFTSLSRQQEFEGNAKSVIPLFSVTYFLTISFAVISCLRLSCIRNNIWLASCGVLSSGLAVLSSFGLMLFCGVPFVVTVANAPFLILGVGVDDMFILVASWEQSSRKKEKSSVKSLLAETYAEAALSVTITTLTDVLAFFIGTWTAFPSVRSFCLYTGTAFVFCYVYTMTFFGAVLVLNHKREQGNRHWLTCMHVDVGKDQAENSCLYNACCIGSCSRQPSQPEGEHPMSTFFKKYYGPFVTNKWIKVLMVLLYGAYLGGGIYGCTQIREGIDLRNLANDASYVIPYYDDDDKYFSTYGPRVMVVIAESVDYWNELVRLGIESCAQNLENISYVDKNHSESWLRVYTELAKRGLININSKTDFLNNLSVLFRILPSFEWDINKTQDEIEASRFFIQTVNVTSAVDEKNLLNQLREAAKQCSIPLKVYHPAFIYYDQYLVIVQNTVQNVVVAAGAMLVVSLLLIPNPLCCLWVTFAIASVIVGVAGFMTFWNVNLDSISMINLVICIGFSVDFSAHISYAFVTSGESSANKRAIDALSLLGYPVLQGAVSTILGVVVLAAASTYIFRTFFKIMFLVILFGALHGLVFIPVFLTFFGNFGRSPNTKSKKIELEKL; encoded by the exons ATGGCGGAGCCGCGGGACCCCGCGGAGCGCTGCTCCTGCCGCAACACCAACTGCGTGGAGCGACCGCTGCGCCGGCTCTTCGAAGGGCTGGCGAGCGGCGTGGCCGCCTGCCCCTGGCCCTTCGTGCTGGTGCCGCTGCTGCTGTCGGGCGGGCTGGGCGCCGGCTTCCTCTTCCTACCGCAGCGGCAGGCGAACGACATCGAGGGGCAGTTCACGCCGACGTGGGGGCCCGCCAAGGCCGAGCGCGACTTCGTGCGGCGGCACTTCCCCACCAACGACTCGGAGCGCTTCTCCGCCCCGCGGCTGCCCACCGAGGGCGCCTACGCGGCCCTCATCGCCGTGGCGACGAACGGAACCTCGGTCCTGGACCCGGCGGCGTGGGCAGAGGTGCTGCGCCTGAACGCGACCGTGCACGACGCCAAGTACGAGCGGCTCTGCGCCCGCAGCGCCGGcggctgtgccagccccaacCCGCTGCTGTCGCGGTGGGGCGATGCGGGACCGCCCGCCCCGGGGAGCCTCCGCTTCCCCGTCAACGACAGCGTCTTCCTGGGGGCCGCGCTGGGCGGCGTGGAGACGGACGGCGGGCGGGTGCTCAGGGCGCGGGCCCTGAAGCTGGTGTATTACCTGCGGGAGGACGGCCCCGAGGCGCAGGACAGCCGGCAGTGGCTGGAGAGCTTCCTGCAGAACATCTTGTCCAAAGTGGCGGAGTTGCGCCTCGGCTCCATTCAG GTGACTTACTTTACCTCACTGTCCAGACAACAGGAGTTTGAAGGAAATGCCAAGAGTGTGATTCCGCTCTTCTCCGTGACGTATTTCTTAACAATAAGCTTTGCAGTCATCTCTTGCCTAAG actgAGCTGTATAAGAAATAATATCTGGCTTGCAAGCTGTGGAGTGCTTTCTTCTGGCTTAGCTGTATTAAGCAGCTTTGGATTGATGCTCTTCTGTGGAGTGCCATTTGTGGTCACTGTAGCAAATGCACCATTCCTGATTCTGG GGGTTGGCGTTGATGACATGTTCATCCTGGTTGCTTCCTGGGAACAAAgttcaaggaaaaaagagaaatccagTGTTAAATCTCTGCTGGCTGAGACTTACGCAGAGGCAGCACTTTCTGTGACCATCACCACTCTGACGGATGTTTTGGCCTTCTTCATTGGCACCTGGACTGCTTTTCCCTCCGTGAGGTCTTTTTGCCTCTATACGGGCACAGCTTTTGTCTTCTGCTATGTATATACCATGACCTTCTTTGGGGCAGTTCTGGTATTAAATCACAAAAGGGAACAAGGGAACCGACACTGGCTGACTTGTATGCATGTGGATGTAGGTAAAGATCAGGCTGAGAACTCCTGCTTGTACAATGCTTGCTGTATCGGCAGCTGTTCTAGGCAGCCATCTCAGCCAGAAGGTGAGCATCCAATGAGCACattctttaaaaagtattatGGGCCTTTTGTTACAAATAAATGGATCAAGGTGCTCATGGTGTTGCTGTACGGAGCATATTTGGGTGGTGGCATTTATGGGTGTACTCAGATCAGGGAAGGCATCGATCTCCGAAATCTGGCAAATGATGCCTCCTACGTTATTCCATactatgatgatgatgacaaaTACTTCTCCACATATGGACCCAGGGTCATGGTTGTCATTGCTGAGAGTGTAGATTACTGGAATGAGTTGGTGCGTCTTGGCATTGAGAGCTGCGCACAGAATTTAGAGAACATTTCCTATGTAGATAAGAACCACTCAGAGTCATGGCTGAGAGTATACACAGAACTTGCCAAAAGGGGTTTGATAAATATAAACAGTAAGACTGACTTCTTAAATAACTTAAGTGTACTGTTCAGAATTCTTCCCAGTTTTGAGTGGGACATAAACAAGACTCAGGATGAAATAGAGGCTTCACGTTTCTTCATCCAGACAGTGAATGTGACATCAGCTGTGGATGAGAAGAATCTCCTCAATCAGTTAAGAGAGGCAGCCAAGCAGTGCAGCATTCCACTGAAGGTGTATCACCCAGCCTTCATCTACTATGACCAGTACCTGGTAATAGTGCAGAACACTGTTCAGAACGTTGTTGTTGCTGCCGGAGCCATGCTCGTTGTCTCCCTTCTGCTCATTCCCAACCCATTGTGCTGCTTGTGGGTGACTTTTGCTATAGCTTCTGTTATAGTTGGCGTTGCTGGTTTCATGACGTTCTGGAACGTCAACCTCGATTCCATATCCATGATCAACCTGGTCATTTGCATTGGGTTTTCAGTAGATTTTTCTGCTCATATTTCCTATGCCTTTGTTACGAGTGGAGAGTCGTCAGCCAATAAAAGGGCAATTGACGCTCTGTCCCTGCTAGGTTACCCAGTTCTACAGGGTGCAGTTTCTACAATATTAGGCGTAGTTGTCCTGGCTGCAGCAAGCACCTACATCTTTAGGACATTCTTCAAGATCATGTTCCTTGTTATTTTGTTTGGGGCTCTTCATGGTCTTGTTTTTATTCCagtgtttttaacattttttggAAACTTTGGCAGATCACCCAATACCAAATCTAAAAAAATCGAGCTTGAGAAATTATAA